In a genomic window of Streptomyces sp. SJL17-4:
- a CDS encoding Na+/H+ antiporter has translation MDQLALLFLLLLGALLTVPLGERLGLPAPVLMTLIGIVLAFLPFVPNVEIPPELILPLVLPPLLYASVQRTSWRQFAANKRPIFLLAVALVFVTTAAVGAVAHSLVPGLPLAAAIALGALVAPPDPVAATAVAGSLGLPRRLVSILEGEGLFNDVTAIVLYHVAIAAVVSGSFSWPEAVGALVLSAVVAMVVGLGLGWLSNKLIGLLGDATLQTGLTLLVPFVSYVLAEELHGSGVLAVLVTALFLAEHAADADDVMGRLAGQTFWQIVDTLVTGIAFGLIGLELVHVFGVADGHGLEMLGWGAAVVAVVVGVRLLWLLPATWLAKRLHTRRDVDEEIPTSWRETIVMWWAGMRGVASVALALAIPLRTDDGSPFPGRDEIVFIAFCVIIATLVFQGLTLPWLVRRLGVRADADAERALERDLAIRAAKAAKRRLKEIEEVEELPEDLQERLLRGAYDIGARISPDMVDEERRAAFVERTKRFKAVQRIQRELMSAARHEVLSARSEPGADPEVVDRVLRQLDVRSMR, from the coding sequence GTGGACCAGCTGGCCCTGTTGTTCTTGCTGCTGCTCGGCGCCCTGCTCACCGTGCCCCTCGGTGAGCGGCTCGGACTGCCCGCACCCGTCCTGATGACCCTCATCGGGATCGTGCTGGCCTTCCTGCCCTTCGTGCCGAACGTCGAGATCCCGCCGGAGCTCATCCTCCCGCTGGTCCTGCCCCCTCTGCTGTACGCCTCCGTGCAGCGCACCTCCTGGCGCCAGTTCGCTGCCAACAAGCGGCCCATCTTCCTGCTCGCGGTCGCCCTGGTCTTCGTCACCACGGCCGCCGTCGGCGCGGTCGCGCACTCGCTCGTGCCCGGCCTTCCGCTGGCCGCCGCCATCGCGCTCGGCGCCCTCGTCGCGCCGCCCGACCCGGTCGCGGCGACCGCCGTGGCAGGCTCGCTCGGACTGCCCCGCCGTCTGGTGTCGATCCTGGAGGGCGAGGGCCTCTTCAACGACGTCACCGCGATCGTGCTCTACCACGTGGCCATCGCCGCCGTCGTCAGCGGCTCCTTCTCCTGGCCCGAGGCGGTCGGCGCGCTGGTGCTCTCCGCCGTGGTCGCCATGGTCGTCGGTCTGGGGCTCGGCTGGCTCTCCAACAAGCTCATCGGGCTCCTGGGCGACGCCACCCTCCAGACCGGACTCACCCTTCTCGTGCCCTTCGTGAGTTACGTGCTCGCCGAGGAACTGCACGGCTCCGGCGTCCTCGCCGTCCTGGTCACCGCCCTCTTCCTCGCCGAACACGCGGCCGACGCCGACGACGTGATGGGCCGGCTCGCCGGGCAGACCTTCTGGCAGATCGTCGACACCCTCGTCACCGGCATCGCCTTCGGCCTCATCGGACTGGAGCTCGTGCATGTCTTCGGGGTGGCGGACGGGCACGGCCTGGAGATGCTCGGCTGGGGCGCCGCCGTCGTCGCGGTGGTCGTCGGGGTCCGGCTCCTCTGGCTGCTGCCCGCCACCTGGCTCGCGAAGCGGCTGCACACCCGCCGGGACGTCGACGAGGAGATCCCGACCAGCTGGCGGGAGACCATCGTCATGTGGTGGGCGGGGATGCGCGGGGTGGCCTCGGTGGCGCTCGCGCTCGCCATCCCGCTCCGTACCGACGACGGCTCGCCCTTCCCCGGCCGCGACGAGATCGTCTTCATCGCCTTCTGTGTGATCATCGCCACGCTCGTCTTCCAGGGGCTCACCCTGCCCTGGCTGGTCAGGCGGCTCGGGGTGCGGGCCGACGCGGACGCCGAGCGGGCCCTTGAGCGGGATCTGGCCATCCGGGCCGCGAAGGCCGCCAAGCGCAGGCTCAAGGAGATCGAGGAGGTCGAGGAGCTGCCCGAGGACCTCCAGGAGCGGCTGTTGCGCGGGGCGTACGACATCGGGGCGCGGATCAGTCCGGACATGGTCGACGAGGAGCGGCGGGCCGCGTTCGTCGAGCGGACGAAGCGCTTCAAGGCGGTGCAGCGGATCCAGCGGGAGCTGATGTCGGCCGCGCGGCACGAGGTGCTCTCGGCCCGCAGCGAGCCGGGCGCCGACCCGGAGGTGGTGGACCGGGTGCTGCGCCAGCTGGACGTGCGCAGCATGCGGTGA